The DNA window TCGACGCATGGCACGAGCGAGTTCTTCACCGTGAAGCACCGGGTCATCCAGCACCTGGTGCGCCGGCGGGGCTTCACCGTCTTCGCGCTCGAGGCCGATCAGCGTGCCGTCGCGCGGATCGACGCCTGGGTCAATGGTGGTCCCGGCTCGGCGCGGGACGCCCTGCGCTCGGTCTTCGCCGTCTGGAACACCGAGGAGATGCTGGCGCTCCTCGAGTGGATGCGAACGCATAACGCCACGGCGCTGCACAAGGTACGGGTCGTCGGCTACGACATGCAGGATCACCGGGAGCCGATGGACTCGCTGCTCGGCTTCCTCGCCACCGCCGACCCGGCCCACGGTGCTACGGTGGCCGCGCGCACCGCGGAGTACCGCGCGGCCGCGTCCTTCGCGACGCCGAACGTGCCCGACACGACCCGGGCGCGCTGGCACGCCACGGCCGACTCGATCGTCGGCGAGGTGCGCGCGCGTCGCGTCGCGTGGCTGGCGCGTGCGCGCACCGCGCGTGACTCCGCGCGCACCGAGGCGGCGGTGCACGATGCCGACCTGTTCCGGCAGGCCGCCCTCCTGAACGTCACGCTCGCGTCGCCCCTCCGCGACTCCCTCATGGCGGCCAACCTCGCCTGGGTCGTGCGCGGGCCGCATCGCGGCGCGCGCACCATCGTCTGGGCGCACGACCTCCACGTCAGTCGGGGCGGGGATCCGCGACGCAGCATGAACGCGGGGGCGCAGATGGGCGCCTATCTGGCGCATTCGTACGGGCTGGACTATCGCGCCTTCAGTCTGCTCACGCGCGAGGGCGAATACACGGCGACGCGCAGCCTCTCGGATCATGCGCTCATCGCGGCCCGCGGGTATCCCGCACCGTCCGGCAGCGTCGAGGCGATGCTCGGTGCCTTGCCACGTCCGGACGGGCGCCCTGGCCTCATCGTCGACGTGCGGGTGCGCGAGGATGACCCGGAGGGAGCCTGGCTCTGGGCGCCGCACATTGTGCGGAGCATCGGTTACGCCGCGTACGACTTCGGATTCGAGATGGCGATCGTGGTCCCGCTCGAGTTCGATGGCATCATCTTCGTCGACCGGAGCACGTCGTCGCGGCCGTTGCGACGGTCACCGTGATGGAGGCGTGGCAGCCGCGGTGAGCCCCACGGCGTAGCCGGCATCACCCCAGGCGATGATCAGCTGGCCGTCCCGGACCGAGATGCTGAGCCGCTCCACTTCGCGCTCGAGCCCGTGCCGCACCATCGCGATGCGGGTGAGGTCGCGCGCCGGAGCGTACTGGGTCCCGAAGACATCGACGAGGCGGCTCACGATCAACTGCGCTCCCTCCTCGGTCGGCAGCATCCAGAGCGTGTAGCGACCGGCCGGAACGACGCTCGCGCCGAGGCGGAGGTCGGCCGAGGTCTCGAAGTGCGTGGCCATGTCCGTGCCGAGCCTCCAGACGGTCCCCCACGGCACGACGCCGCCCCAGATGCGGCGCCCCCGCGTGGACGGGCTACCGTGGATGATGCGGATCGCGGCCCCGTTCGCCTGCGCGAGGATCGTGTCGCGAGGCGAGAGTGCACCGAAGGTGGTGCCGTTGCGACCGTCCTCGCGCCAACGCTGCGCGATGGCCGTGGCATCGATGTCGGCTGCGCGCTCGACGCGGACCTGGTAGGTCGTGCCACGCCAGTCCGAGCGGATGAGGCGGCCGAGCGCGTCGAGCTTGACGCCGAAACGCCCCTGCCCGAAGTAGTCGATCTCCACGGAGTCCGCCGACGCGAACAGGATGCGCGTCCGACTCGGCGCCTGCTGGAACGCCGCCGGACTCAGGCGCACCAAGCTCCGCGCTGAATCGCTGGTGGCGCGACGCGCCTCGGCGACCGCGAGTTCGAGCACCTGGAATGACGATCCCAGCGGGATGGTCCCGAACGGGAACCCGCCATGCGGCGCGGCGATGCGGTGCGTGACGGCGGCGCCGCGGGCGACCGCGTGGCGGACGATACTGTCGGCCGTGAACTCCATCACCGATGCGAAGGGATCGGGCGCGCCGGACGGCGCGTTCACGTCCGCCTGCTCATAGCGGCGCAGTGCGCTGTCGTCGCCGAGGAGGATCCGATATCGCAACTCGCGCACCGCGGGGGCGCGCGTGATGAGCACGCCGGTGATCTCGTTGCCGACGCGTCGCGCCTCCTCGACCTGCACGGTGTCCCGCCCCAGGGTGACCACCCAGCCGTGGCGCACCGTCGCGGTGTCGCCGGACTGGTGCACGCGGCGCAGCAGCCCGATGACCTTCTCCGCGCGCACGCGGGCGCCGTCGCCCGCCGCCCAGCGCGCGTCGTGGGTGGGCGCGATGCCGGCGACCTCGCTCGTGCCGTCCGGCCGGAGGCGCACGCAGTCGGGCGCGCGGACGCGCAGTCCGACCGCGGGGAGGTCGAGGTACTCAGCTCCCGAGGTGAAGCCGCAGCCCGAGCCGTAGGTGCGTGCGCCGACCACCCAGGCCTCGGCGCCGTCGACGAGCTCCGCGACGAATTGCTCGGTCGCGGAGGCCGAGGCGCCGTCGGTCACCAGCACGAGCGGACCCGTCCAGCCGCCGTTCACCGACCCGGAATGCGCGAGCGAGTTGATCTCGTGCGTGAGCGCCCCCGGTGGAGCGAATCCCGGGGCGAGCATCGGCACCGGGCCGGCGGTCCAGAGGCCGGTGATCAGCCCGTCGCAGACGAGCGACCCGACGCCGAGCTGCCAGACCCGCGACCGATCGCACGGCGTTCGCGCCAACTCGATCGCTGCGGCGAGGCGATCGCGCGAGACGGCGAGCGTGTCGCGCCACCGGCCGGGCACGGCCAGCGGCAGGGCGCTGTCGACACGGGCGAGTGAGCGCTCGAGCCGAGCGCGGTGGCGGTCGTTGCGGATGAAGGCGACCCGCTGCGCGGGCAGCGGGCGCGGAGTGATGGCCCGTGCGGCCTTGCTCGCCCACTCGGTGCCGCCGCCGTTGCCCGTGACGTCGATGATCAAGGCGGACGGTCGTTCGCGCGCGAGCGTCCGCACGGCTTCAGCGAGGGCCGCGGCGAGCGTGTCGCCGATCGCGCGGCGGAGCGCGCTCGCGCAGGCGTCGTCGCACTGCGCTCCCGTGAAGCGGGCATGCACCTCCGGCCACGCGGACTCGCATGCCCATCCATGCGGTTCGTGACCGAAGGAGTGGATGCGTAGCACCGCGATCCGGTCGCCCTCGCGTTCGATGACGCCCGCCGTGAAGGGGAGTCGAGGCAGCGAGATCGCGCGCCAGTCATTCAGCCGTGCGAACGCGGTGCGCGACCGTTCCGCGCGATATCCGAACGCACGGCAAAGGGAGAGCGCCGGCGCATCGCGCGGCGGCCACTCGACGCCGGAACCGTCAGCCGGACCCCTCCGAATGGCGCGCGCCGAGAAGTGCCCGTCTTGGAACGCAGTCACGAACGCCACGAGCGCGGCGCGCGCTTCGCGCGTGCTCGTCGCCTTCCGGAGGAGCGTGTCGGTGCGCGCGTGCAGCGCGACGGGGTCCACGCCGTGCCGCACCTTCCAGTCGAAGTTGGCGTACTTCGTGGCTGTGTACTCCTCGAGTCGCGCCAGATCGCGGAGCCACTCGTCCCGTTCCCCCGGTAGCCCATGCGTGGACCGCTGGGCGGAGGCGACGCAGGCGAGCAGCGCGAACATCGTCGCGAGGGCGCGAATCGTCATCTCGGCATCCTAGGAGAGCGCCGCCGCGCGGTGCCACTCCCGCGGGATGAATCGTTCCGCCGCGAGGATGGACCGTCGGGGTGAGCCAACCGCACTGTCGGACGATCATGGGCGACGCAGCTCCGTGAGCCACGCACCGGACGTCGAGATGCTCCGATCCGGCACGACGCCCGTCGTATTGTGCCCACCCGCTGGCAGTCGCCCAGACGTCGCGATGAGTGGCATCGACAGCGTCTGTCCCATCGCCGGGCACGCGACCCGTGCAAGGATCGTCGACTGGTAGTCGATGCTCCCGCCGGTCGGCGCACCGACGATCGGCGCGCGTCCCATGCGCCGGGCCCAGAGCACGACCTGCTCGGCCGCCGAGACCGTCGCGCCGTCCGTGAGGACGAACACGTGCTGGTCCTCACGCGGGCGCCTCCGCGGCCGCGGCGGAAGTCGCTCGCGCGCGGTCGGGTCGAACGGGATGAGCTCCCCCGGATGGGCGCGCAGTCGATCGACGAGCCCTTTCGGCGTCCAGCCCATGCGCTCCCACGCGGCGATCATCGTGGGCGAACTGCGCACGAGCGCTTCTGCCGGCCTCGTCGCGTCGGCCTGGTCGGTCGGGAGACGGTCGCTCCAGAGGAAAGGGAGCAACGGCGCCACCTGTCCCGAGCTCCCACCCTCGTTGCCGCGCAGGTCGACCACGAGGCGCTGTCGGGTGCGAAGACGATCCCATGCGGCATCGATGGCCGCGGCGAGTACGCCGCCGTAGGCCGGATCGAACGTCACGACGGAGATCACCGCCGTGGAGTCGTCCGGGAAATCGATCACTGGCCGCCGTGGGTCGAGCGTGTCGATGAACGCGAGCGCCTCGGAGGGATCGACGCGGCCCCAGAGCATCGGTGCCATCCGGAGGAGCGCGCCGCGCGAGAGCTCCACCGGCGACGTCCGCGGCAGGAACGTGTCGTCCCACACCGTGGCGACCCACTTGCCGTCGTCGTCGCGGACGAACTCGGCGCGTACCTGTCCTGGCACCCAGGGCCCGCTGTCGACCGCGACCACCACGCCCGTCGCACGATCGCGCGCATCGCCCTTTGCGATCACGGCGATGCGGTACCCCGGCCCGCGCCAGATGCCTTCGACGGGCGCGAGGACGATGCCGCGCGCGCGTCGGGCGATCAGTGAATCGCGCACGGCGCGCTCGTTCCACGGGTCGCTCGCCGAGATCGGGTGCCGCGGTCGGGCATCGCGCCGAGCCGTCAGTCCCGCGGAGTCGGCCGCGGGCCGATCGAGGATCAGGAGGTGTCCGTCATGGAAGAAGCGGACGAGTCGTCGCAGGAGCGCCGAACAGGTGCCGGCGTGAGCACCGGCGGCCAACGGTCGCAGTGAATCGACGTGCGCGCGCCACGCGATGGCGCGGTCGCCGCGGACCTCGAGCGGGAAGGCGACATAGTCCGCTTCGATCCGTTCGACGGTCCCCAAGAGGATGGCGGCACAGTCACAGGGTGGGGCAGGGCGGGAGGTCTGCGCGAGGAGGGGCACCGCGACGACGGCGGCGAGGAGTCCGGAGGCGATCGCGGCGGCGACTGCGCGTCGGCGAATGGTCGAACGAGAGCATGAGATGGGCATGCTGACTTCACACCCGTCGCCCCTCGTCCGCTTACCGGCGTGTCCGCGTAAGCGTCTCCGGCCCCGCCGGTGTGATAGGATTCATGATGCCCTCCGTCGCCCCCTCGAACGACGCCGAGTCGTTCGAACGCCTCTACCGCGCCCACCGGGAGCAGGTCTTCGCGACCTGTTTCCGGCTCTGCGGCGACCGCG is part of the Gemmatimonadota bacterium genome and encodes:
- a CDS encoding erythromycin esterase family protein; the encoded protein is MPMRRLLLASCVVNLALAGAAQAQRPLNLDFEIPSASLEDEAWGWSRGWSAFAAGPTARFSLDTATSARGRRSLRIVAADTAEDAPARGLMLQLPGAFTRGKRVTLTGAIRGRSVRGRAFVTLEAWGDRVVPAADTGRLTSATPDGPWQRFALAIDVPRDPSIHSLVIMPAVQGSGTAWFDDLALTVDGVVVDHLDTGIPPTADQSRWLAARSVPLVRTGPEEAATEAADLALLDRIIGDARVVGLGESTHGTSEFFTVKHRVIQHLVRRRGFTVFALEADQRAVARIDAWVNGGPGSARDALRSVFAVWNTEEMLALLEWMRTHNATALHKVRVVGYDMQDHREPMDSLLGFLATADPAHGATVAARTAEYRAAASFATPNVPDTTRARWHATADSIVGEVRARRVAWLARARTARDSARTEAAVHDADLFRQAALLNVTLASPLRDSLMAANLAWVVRGPHRGARTIVWAHDLHVSRGGDPRRSMNAGAQMGAYLAHSYGLDYRAFSLLTREGEYTATRSLSDHALIAARGYPAPSGSVEAMLGALPRPDGRPGLIVDVRVREDDPEGAWLWAPHIVRSIGYAAYDFGFEMAIVVPLEFDGIIFVDRSTSSRPLRRSP
- a CDS encoding DUF2911 domain-containing protein; amino-acid sequence: MTIRALATMFALLACVASAQRSTHGLPGERDEWLRDLARLEEYTATKYANFDWKVRHGVDPVALHARTDTLLRKATSTREARAALVAFVTAFQDGHFSARAIRRGPADGSGVEWPPRDAPALSLCRAFGYRAERSRTAFARLNDWRAISLPRLPFTAGVIEREGDRIAVLRIHSFGHEPHGWACESAWPEVHARFTGAQCDDACASALRRAIGDTLAAALAEAVRTLARERPSALIIDVTGNGGGTEWASKAARAITPRPLPAQRVAFIRNDRHRARLERSLARVDSALPLAVPGRWRDTLAVSRDRLAAAIELARTPCDRSRVWQLGVGSLVCDGLITGLWTAGPVPMLAPGFAPPGALTHEINSLAHSGSVNGGWTGPLVLVTDGASASATEQFVAELVDGAEAWVVGARTYGSGCGFTSGAEYLDLPAVGLRVRAPDCVRLRPDGTSEVAGIAPTHDARWAAGDGARVRAEKVIGLLRRVHQSGDTATVRHGWVVTLGRDTVQVEEARRVGNEITGVLITRAPAVRELRYRILLGDDSALRRYEQADVNAPSGAPDPFASVMEFTADSIVRHAVARGAAVTHRIAAPHGGFPFGTIPLGSSFQVLELAVAEARRATSDSARSLVRLSPAAFQQAPSRTRILFASADSVEIDYFGQGRFGVKLDALGRLIRSDWRGTTYQVRVERAADIDATAIAQRWREDGRNGTTFGALSPRDTILAQANGAAIRIIHGSPSTRGRRIWGGVVPWGTVWRLGTDMATHFETSADLRLGASVVPAGRYTLWMLPTEEGAQLIVSRLVDVFGTQYAPARDLTRIAMVRHGLEREVERLSISVRDGQLIIAWGDAGYAVGLTAAATPPSR